The window ccactcctgtctctttctgtccccctcccttctctctaaTTTCAActcccttctctttctctcctcctgtcacacacactctcacattctccctcccatctctctttgtacccctccatctctctccccaactcccgtctctctttctccccctcccatctctctctttcttcctcccgttactttctctctccttcccgtcacacacacactccctcccgtctctctctctcctccccctccccgttcctgtcattctcactctctcccccatctctctctcacttcacctcccttctctctctccccctcccgtcTCTCTAATTtcacctcccttctctctctctctcacttcacctcccttctctttctctcctcctgtcacacacactctcacattctccctcccatctctctctttcttcctcccgttactttctctctccgtcacacacacactccctcccgtctctctctctctcctccccctccccgttcctgtcattctcactctcttcccccatctctctctctctctgtccccctcccatctctctcacttcacctcccttctctctctctccccccccctcccgtcTCTCTAATTtcacctcccttctctctctctctcacttcacctcccttctctttctctcctcctgtcacacacactctcacattctccctcccatctctctccccgactcccgtctttctccccctcccatctctctctctctttcttcctcccgtcactttctctctccttcccgtcacacacacacactccctcccgtctctctctctccccccccccattcctgtcattctcactctctctcccccatctctctctctctgtccccctcccatctctctctcacttcacctcctgtcactcactcactctccatcctgtcactttctctctccttcctgtcaaacacactccctcttgtctctctctctctctataccctccatctctctctcccctccccctgtctctctctcacctcccatgTCTCTcgcgttctcccctctctcacaccccatcgtctctctctccctctatttccTTCCCGATTctccatttccccccccccccatgtttctctctctctctcacactccctcccgtCTCTGATGTAATGCTTGTCTGGGAACCAGCAGGGAGCTAgggaggcctttcagcccctcCACAGCATGGCGACCAACGATAACTCCCATTCCACTCTGTCAGATGGCCAGTTAGCCTGCTGCATTCCCCCAGGTAACTATTCCCACATTCCCGTCACCCTCCAGAGGAAGCTGGCTTTCCCAGTCACTCCCCATTCCCAGGACAGGAGGAGTGAAGTACAGAGGGAGAGACCGGATAGGCTGGGATTATATTCTCTGGGAGTTTAGCAGAATGAGCAGGGAATCTCACAGAATTCTAACAGAGAACGGAGGTTCTAGATGACCGGAACTAGAGTCACAGTCGAAAGGGGACGTGgtgggactgagatggggaggaatgtctcccccccctccccgagTGGGGGGAGCCCCGTGGGACTCCCTGCCCCAGGAAGTGATCGGGGCTGGAATGTTTTGGAGGAGCTGGATCCAGCTCTAAAGGGATTAGAGCATGGCAACAGGAATTGAGCTGAACGATCAGCTGCTGAATGGGCCAGCAGGCAAGAGGGGCCAAGAGTCCTCCCCCTGCTCCTGTTTGAGATGTttacatttttattttgtttcacgGGGGCTGGCATCAATATCCCAGTTGGACTGGCTGGCTGGCTGGTGGGAATCTGAATCCACGGGAGGTCAAATGGGGAGAGGGCGCTCTCAATATCTGAgtgtctcccccctcccccccgcccagGTCTCGAGTGCACACTCCCTTCGTCTTTGGATTGATTCCCCACCCTTTTCCACCGCCCACCACCAACAGAACTCACCGACAACGTCCACTCCACTCCCCCCGAACCAGCCTCACTCAATTCCGGGGTGGAGGGCGCTACGGCAATGCAGGATGGTCGTTGTTGATTTAGGCGTCAAATCTATTGTTCGTTCTCCAACCCCGACCCCCTCCTATCCTGCACAAAAACCACACAACAACATCCTCCGCCTCGAAAGAGCGATTCCTCAGGGACTGGACACTACACCAATGCAGGACAGTTGTTGTTGTTCTTTTGTGTGAGACTcggtgtttatttttttttatttctccctctcccacccccccccagaACCCTTACAGAATAACATCCACTCTGCTTCCCCCCAACTCAGTCTCGATCGATTCCTCTGAGACAGAAGGAGGGTGCTACACCAATGCAGGGCGGTTGTTGTTGTTGATCTTCATGTGAAACAGTTTTTTTTAGTTGTTCTGTACTCCCCTGAACCTTTTCAACACAAATTCCCCAAGCCCcccacacaatccctcacacaccGCCTCCCCAAAACCATTCGGCCTTCTTCGATTCCTCCAAACCAGGAGGAGGGCGCTATGACAATACAGGATCATCGTTGTATATTTTCGTGTGAAATCCAGTCACTACCTTTGGACTTTACTctgcctcccccccccacctccagacAACGAACCCTTTCAAAACAAATGCCCCCTCCACCCCTGGCCAAGATGGATTCCTCTGAACTGGGGCACCAGTTCAATGCAGAGCGTTGGTTGTTGACCTTCGTGTGGAAACCTGTTGGTTTTTCTTGTCGAGTTCTCTACCTCCGACCCCTTAGAAAGCAACGTCTCCACCGGCCTTGATGGATCCTGAACAGAAGGCGCTAGGGCAATGCAGGGTGTACATTGTTGACATTCATGTGGAAATGtgttttttatttttgtttgtgtTCTTTACCCCCAACAAAGCAAAATCCCCATTGGCCGGGGAGGGCACTAGGGCAATGCAGGACGTTCATTGTTGACATTAATGTGGAAcggtgttttttttatttttgtttgtgtTCTTTACCCCCAACACAGGAACATCCCACTGGCCTCAGTGGATCCTGGATGGAGGGCGCTAGGGCAATGCAGGGTGTACATTGTTGACATTCATGTGGAAAcgtgttttttaaaatttttgtttctgttgtccaccccctcccccactggcCCGGGAGGGCACTAGGGCAATGCAGGACGTTCATTGTTGACATTAATGTGGAAaggtgttttttttatttttgtttgtgtTCTTTACCCCCAACAAAGCAACATCCCCACTGGCCTGGGAGGGCGCTAGGGCAATGCAGGAGGTTTATTATTGACattcatgcccccccccccccccccccccccccccccccccccccccccccccccccccccccccccccccccccccaccaagcaACATCCCCACTGGCCTGGGAGGGCGCTAGGGCAATGCAGGAGGTTTATTATTGACATTCATGTGGAAACgtggtgttttttttatttttgtttgtgttgtgcgccctcctcccctccccccactaccctccccccccccacccctcccctccctaccctcccccccccccctccccccccccctcccctacccctcccccccccctcccctacccctctccccctccctccctcccctcctccctacccctccccccctccctccctcccctcctccctaccCCTCCCCTCctaccccacccctccctcccctcctaccccacccctccctcccctcctacccctcccctccccccctacccctcccctccccccccacccctcccctccccccctaccccacccctcccctcctaccccacccctcccctcctaccccacccctccccccctaccccacccctcctaccccacccctccccccctaccccacccctcccctcctaccccacccctcccctccccccctaccccacccctcccaccccacccctccccccctaccccacccctccccccctaccccacccctcccctacccccaccccctcccctccccccctaccccacccctccccccctaccccacccctcccctcctaccccacccctcccccccctacccccctaccccacccctcccctcctaccccacccctcccctaccccacccctcccctccccccctaccccacccctccccccctacccccacccctcccctcctaccccacccctccccccccctacccccctaccccacccctcccctcctaccccacccctcccctcctaccccacccctcccccccctaccccacccctcccccccctaccccacccctcccccctacccctcccccacccctcccccctacccctcccctcccccctacccctcccctcccccctacccctcccctccacccctcccccctacccctcccctcccccctacccctcccctcccccctacccctcccctcccccctacccctcccccctacccctcccctccccctcccctcccccctacccctcccccctacccctccccctcccccctacccctccccctcccccctaccgctcccctcccctcccccctacccctcccccctaccgctcccctcccctcccccctaccgctcccctcccctcccccctacccctcccccctacccctcccccctaccgctcccctcccctcccccctacccctccccctcccccctacccctcccccctacccctcccccctaccctcCTCTACTCTACCTCTCCTctactctcctctcctctcctcccctcccctccgacagcaaCATCCCACTGGCCTCAGTGGATCCTGGATGGAGGGCGCTAGGGCAATGCAGGGTGCACATTGTTGACATTCATGTGGAAAcgtggtgtttttttttatttttgtttgtgttgtccaccccctcccctcccctccccacagtAACAACCCCCCACTGGCCTGTGAGAGGCGCTAGGGGAATGCAGGGCGGTGGTTGTTGTTGTTAATTTCGGTGTGTTTCCCCCCCTCAGGGCCAGACCCAGGACACCAACTCGTTCTTCATGTGCCGGACCCTGCGCTCGCTGGGGGTGCAGGTGGCCAAGGTGTCGGTGGTGGGGGACGAGGTGGGCGCCATCGCGGAGGAGGTGGCCGGCTTCTCCGGCCGCTACGGCCACGTGCTGACCGCGGGCGGGGTGGGGCCGACCCACGACGACGTGACCTTCGCGGGGGTGGCGCGGGCCTTCGGCGAGGGGCTGCTCACCCACCCGGAGCTGGCGGCGCTGGTGGGCGGCTGGGCcgggcaggggcaggggcaggggcaggggcaggcCGCCATGAAGCTGGCGCGGGTGCCCGCCTCGGCCCGGCTCCACTACGGCCGCGACGGCGGCGGCGGGCGGCTCCCGTACCCGGTGGTCAGCGTCCGCAACGTCTACCTGTTCCCGGGGGTGCCGGCGCTGCTGCGGCGGGCGCTGGAGGCGCTGGCCTACCTCTTCCGCAACGCGGCGGTGCGCTACTCCGCCGCCGAGCTGCTGGTCGACGCCGAGGAGGCGGCCATCGCGCCGGCGCTCGAGCGGGCCCAACGGCGGTTCGCGGGCGCGGGAGCCGAGCCCAACCGCCACCGCCGCCACGTCAGCCTGGGCTCCTACCCCGATTGGACCAGCAACTACTTCCGGGTCAAGGTCAGGCTGGACGGCGAGAGCGAGGAGGAGGTGCGCGAGGCCAGGGACTTCCTGCTCGAGACGCTGCCCGCGGGCTCAGTGGTCGCCCCGGAGACGGAGCCGGTGGCGGTGTCGGCGCGAGAGGTCTACGCGCTTGCGCGGTCAGGTACGTCACCGTCCCAACGGTCAGAATACACggtgtagaccgggctctgtttgaatactctctgtagaccggctctgtttgaatactctctgtagaccgggccctgtttgaatactctctgtagaccgggccctgtttgaatactctctgtagaccgggctctgtttgaatactctctgtagaccgggctctgtttgaatggactctgtagaccgggccctgtttgaatactctctgtagaccgggctctgtttgaatactctctgtagaccgggctctgtttgaatactctctgtagaccgggctctgtttgaatacactctgtagaccgggctctgtttgaatacactctgtagaccgggctctgtttgaatactctctgtagaccgggctctgtttgaatactctctgtcgaccgggctctgtttgaatactccctgtagaccgggctctgtttgtatacactctgtagaccgggctctgtttgtatacactctgtagaccgggcgctgtttgaatagactctgtagaccgggcgctgtttgaatagactctgtagaccgggctctgtttgaatactctctgtagaccgggctctgtttgaatactctctgtcgaccgggctctgtttgaatactctctgtagaccgggctctgtttgaatactccctgtagaccgggctctgtttgaatactctctgtagaccgggcgctgtttgaatagactctgtagaccgggcgctgtttgaatagactctgtagaccgggcgctgtttgaatagactctgtagaccgggctctgtttgaatactctctgtagaccgggctctgtttgaatagactctgtagaccgggctctgtttgaatactctctgtagaccgggcgctgtttgaatactctctgtagaccgggccgtgtttgaatactctctgtagaccgggccctgtttgaatactctctgtagaccgggctctgtttgaatactctctgtagaccgggcgctgtttgaatactctctgtagaccgggccgtgtttgaatactctctgtagaccgggccctgtttgaatactctctgtcgaccgggccctgtttgaatagactctgtagaccgggctctgtttgaatactctctgtagaccgggccctgtttgaatactctctgtagaccgggctctgtttgaatactctctgtagaccgggctctgtttgaatacactctgtagaccgggctctgtttgaatacactctgtagaccgggctctgtttgaatactctctgtagaccgggctctgtttgaatactccctgtagaccgggctctgtttgaatacactctgtagaccgggctctgtttgaatacactCTGTAGACTCggctctgtttgaatagactctgtagaccgggcgctgtttgaatagactctgtagaccgggcgctgtttgaatactctctgtagaccgggctctgtttgtatacactctgtagaccgggctctgtttgaatagactctgtagaccgggctctgtttgaatactctctatggaccgggctctgtttgaatactctctgtagaccgggctctgtttgtatacactctgtagaccgggctctgtttgaatagactctgtagaccgggctctgtttgaatactctctatggaccgggctctgtttgaatactctctgtagaccgggccctgtttaaatactctctgtagaccgggctctgtttgaatactctctgtagaccgggctctgtttgaatagactctgtagaccgggctctgtttgaatactccctgtagaccgggctctgtttgaatactctctgtagaccgggccgtgtttgaatactctctgtagaccgggccgtgtttgaatactctctgtagaccgggccctgtttgaatactctctgtagaccgggccctgtttgaatagactctgtagaccgggctctgtttgaatactctctgtagaccgggccctgtttgaatactctctgtagaccgggccctgtttgaatactctctgtagaccgggctctgtttgaatactctctgtagaccgggctctgtttgaatactctctgtagaccgggctctgtttgaatactctctgtagaccgggctctgtttgaatactctctgtagaccgggctctgtttgaatactctctgtagaccgggctctgtttgaatactctctgtagaccgggctctgtttgaatactctctgtagaccgggccctgtttgaatactctctgtagaccgggccctgtttgaatactctctgtagaccgggccctgtttgaatactctctgtagaccgggccctgtttgaatactctctgtagaccgggctctgtttgaatagactctgtagaccgggccgtgtttgaatactctctgtagaccgggccctgtttgaatactctctgtagaccgggccctgtttgaatactctctgtagaccgggccctgtttgaatactctctgtagaccgggctctgtttgaatactctctgtagaccgggctctgtttgaatactctctgtagaccgggctctgtttgaatactctctgtagaccgggctctgtttgaatactctctgtaggccgggctctgtttgaatactctctgtaggccgggctctgtttgaatactctctgtaggcCGGGCTCTGTTTGTAtcctctctgtagaccgggctctgtttgtatcctctctgtagaccgggccctgtttgaatactctctgtagaccgggctctgtttgaatactctctgtaggccgggctctgtttgaatactctctgtaggccgggctctgtttgaatactctctgtaggcCGGGCTCTGTTTGTATCCTCTCTGTAggccgggctctgtttgaatactctctgtaggcCGGGCTCTGTTTGTATCCTCTCTGTAGGCCGGGCTCTGTTTGTAtcctctctgtagaccgggctctgtttgtatcctctctgtagaccgggatctgtttgaatactctctgtagaccgggctctgtttgaatactctctgtagaccgggctctgtttgaatactctctgtagaccgggctctgtttgaatactctctgtagaccgggctcttttgagtactctctgtagaccgggccctgtttgaatactctctgtagaccgggctctgtttgaatactctctgtagaccgggctctgtttgaatagactctgtTGACCGCGCtctgtttgaatagactctgtagaccgggctctgtttgaatactctctgtagaccgggctctgtttgaatactctctgtagaccgggctctggttgaatactctctgtagaccgggctctgtttgaatactctctgtagaccgggctctgtttgaatactccctGTAGACCGGGTTCTGTTTGAATACtccctgtagaccgggctctgtttgtatacactctgtagaccgggctctgtttgaatactccctgtagaccgggctctgtttgtatacactctgtagaccgggcgctgtttgaatactctctgtagaccgggctctgtttgaatactctctgtagaccgggctctgtttgaatactccctgtagaccgggctctgtttgaatactctctgtagaccgggctctgtttgaatactccctgtagaccgggctctgtttgaatactctctgtagaccgggctctgtttgaatactctctgtagactctgctctgtttgaatagactctgtagaccgggcgctgtttgaatagactctgtagaccgggcgctgtttgaatagactctgtagaccgggctctgtttgaatactctctgtagaccgggctctgtttgaatactctctgtagaccgggctctgtttgaatactctctgtagaccgggctctgtttgaatactctctgtagaccgggctctgtttgaatactctctgtagaccgggccctgtttgaatactctctgtagaccgggctctgtttgaatactctctgtagaccgggcgctgtttgaatactctctgtagaccgggctgtgtttgaatactctctgtagaccgggccctgtttgaatactctctgtagaccgggccctgtttgaatagactctgtagaccgggctctgtttgaatactctctgtagaccgggccctgtttgaata of the Chiloscyllium punctatum isolate Juve2018m chromosome 36, sChiPun1.3, whole genome shotgun sequence genome contains:
- the flad1 gene encoding FAD synthase, producing the protein MYCSPRILGSAFRVKRLSCQLLPMDTVRTDSNSCEEQTNPIVTAGIIIIGDEILKGQTQDTNSFFMCRTLRSLGVQVAKVSVVGDEVGAIAEEVAGFSGRYGHVLTAGGVGPTHDDVTFAGVARAFGEGLLTHPELAALVGGWAGQGQGQGQGQAAMKLARVPASARLHYGRDGGGGRLPYPVVSVRNVYLFPGVPALLRRALEALAYLFRNAAVRYSAAELLVDAEEAAIAPALERAQRRFAGAGAEPNRHRRHVSLGSYPDWTSNYFRVKVRLDGESEEEVREARDFLLETLPAGSVVAPETEPVAVSAREVYALARSGTSPSQRSEYTV